A DNA window from Leptolyngbya sp. KIOST-1 contains the following coding sequences:
- a CDS encoding NAD(P)/FAD-dependent oxidoreductase: MAHVVVIGAGLGGLPTAYELRHLLPPQDRVTLISDQPKFTFIPGLVRVGLGIDPLAHFQLDLAPLAQRHGVELIADKVTDLDPTAQRITLDSGQTLDYDYVAIATGPSFAFDAIPGFGPHGGYTHSICSPAHAQEAQAAWLQFLENPGALVVGAAPGAGCFGPAYEFVLMAEQILRKKGLRDRATLTLVTPEPYAGHLGVSNVNHAQRLTEALLRKRGIEVITNAAITAISPDRITLDDGRTLPQQYAMVLPAFRGASFIQNTPGLGNEKGFIPVLPTYQHPNFPSVYALGVGVNLAQPEQFRVPIGLPKSGQMTEAMGMAVSHNIAVQLGALQKPLQTPTLEAICFAEFGDTGILYVAAPVLPDSATGQRRYSYAVQGKWVVWGKALFEQYFMTKMRLGAAVPWYERLGLRAMFGVDLVKPIDGPPQKTPARASV, translated from the coding sequence ATGGCCCATGTTGTTGTTATCGGTGCCGGACTGGGCGGATTGCCCACCGCCTACGAACTACGCCACTTGCTGCCCCCTCAAGACCGGGTCACGCTGATCAGTGATCAGCCTAAATTCACCTTTATTCCAGGGCTGGTGCGCGTTGGTTTAGGGATCGATCCCCTCGCTCATTTTCAGCTTGATCTGGCCCCCCTGGCGCAGCGGCACGGTGTGGAGCTGATTGCGGACAAAGTCACCGACCTGGACCCAACGGCGCAACGCATCACCCTAGACAGTGGTCAAACCCTCGACTACGACTATGTAGCGATCGCCACTGGCCCCAGCTTTGCCTTCGACGCCATTCCAGGGTTTGGCCCCCACGGCGGCTACACCCACTCGATTTGCTCCCCCGCCCATGCCCAGGAGGCCCAGGCCGCGTGGCTCCAGTTTTTGGAAAACCCCGGTGCGCTGGTGGTGGGGGCCGCTCCGGGGGCGGGCTGCTTTGGGCCGGCCTACGAATTTGTGCTGATGGCGGAGCAGATTCTGCGGAAAAAGGGTTTGCGCGATCGCGCCACGCTCACCCTGGTCACCCCCGAACCCTACGCCGGCCACCTGGGGGTTAGCAACGTCAACCACGCCCAACGGCTGACCGAAGCCCTGCTGCGCAAACGCGGCATTGAGGTGATCACCAACGCCGCGATTACCGCCATCTCCCCAGACCGCATCACCCTGGACGATGGTCGCACCTTGCCCCAGCAGTACGCCATGGTGCTTCCCGCCTTTCGAGGGGCGTCATTCATTCAAAATACCCCTGGGTTAGGCAATGAAAAGGGGTTCATTCCCGTACTGCCCACCTACCAGCATCCCAATTTCCCCTCGGTCTATGCCCTGGGAGTTGGCGTTAATCTAGCTCAGCCAGAACAGTTTCGCGTCCCCATTGGTCTACCCAAGAGTGGGCAAATGACCGAGGCCATGGGCATGGCGGTTTCCCATAACATTGCCGTGCAGCTAGGCGCCCTCCAAAAGCCGTTGCAAACCCCGACCCTGGAGGCCATTTGCTTTGCCGAATTTGGTGACACCGGCATTCTTTACGTGGCGGCCCCGGTGCTGCCCGACTCGGCCACCGGCCAACGGCGCTATTCCTACGCTGTGCAGGGGAAATGGGTGGTCTGGGGTAAGGCCCTGTTTGAACAGTACTTTATGACCAAAATGCGCCTGGGGGCCGCCGTGCCCTGGTACGAACGGCTGGGGCTGCGGGCGATGTTTGGCGTTGATTTGGTTAAGCCCATCGACGGCCCGCCCCAGAAAACCCCGGCCCGTGCCTCTGTGTAA
- a CDS encoding DUF3365 domain-containing protein, producing the protein MSLYRWIAAVGIAIALMLLQPATAHAAINPAELAKAVQEVEQLDMLRSGLASSLEGQTEAPTMETMKEVCRPVGMRARELSQENGWQVKQMATKYRNPAHAPDAPRARMALAQFEQNPERMGFWENAILEGQPGIRYYRRINVEASCLACHGQQNQRPQFVKDNYPQDLAFDFNVGDLRGMYAVFIPDVKEAIQGALQP; encoded by the coding sequence ATGTCACTATATCGATGGATTGCTGCAGTGGGAATCGCGATCGCGCTTATGCTCCTCCAGCCCGCCACCGCCCACGCCGCCATCAACCCCGCCGAACTAGCCAAAGCTGTGCAAGAGGTGGAACAGCTTGATATGCTCCGCTCCGGCCTGGCCTCATCCCTGGAAGGTCAAACCGAAGCGCCTACGATGGAAACCATGAAAGAAGTCTGTCGCCCCGTGGGAATGCGAGCCAGGGAACTCAGTCAAGAAAATGGCTGGCAAGTGAAACAAATGGCCACCAAATACCGCAACCCCGCCCACGCCCCCGACGCCCCCCGTGCCCGTATGGCCCTGGCCCAATTTGAGCAAAACCCAGAACGCATGGGTTTCTGGGAAAACGCCATCCTGGAGGGCCAACCTGGCATTCGATACTACCGCCGTATCAATGTCGAAGCCAGTTGTCTAGCCTGTCACGGACAGCAAAATCAACGCCCCCAATTTGTCAAAGACAACTATCCCCAAGATTTAGCCTTTGACTTTAATGTGGGCGACCTACGGGGCATGTATGCGGTGTTTATTCCCGATGTGAAGGAGGCTATTCAAGGGGCTCTACAACCCTGA
- a CDS encoding helix-turn-helix domain-containing protein, whose product MGKAGYVLKQVLEQYNITQYRLAANLGIDRTSVYRWCSGKIDPTGDTILEIVRVLKTMSPEAAEAFVNQYISSELDE is encoded by the coding sequence ATGGGTAAAGCAGGCTACGTTCTCAAACAAGTGCTGGAGCAGTACAACATCACCCAGTACCGGCTCGCAGCAAATCTGGGGATTGACCGCACCAGTGTCTACCGCTGGTGCAGCGGCAAAATTGACCCCACTGGCGACACCATTTTGGAAATCGTCCGTGTCCTCAAAACTATGAGCCCAGAAGCAGCTGAAGCCTTCGTCAATCAGTACATCAGCAGCGAACTCGACGAATAG